A genomic region of Raphanus sativus cultivar WK10039 chromosome 6, ASM80110v3, whole genome shotgun sequence contains the following coding sequences:
- the LOC108807017 gene encoding phytochrome-associated serine/threonine-protein phosphatase 1-like, whose amino-acid sequence MDLDEWIAKVKEGQHLSEEELQLLCEYVKEILIEESNVQPVNSPVTVCGDIHGQFHDLMKLFQTGGHVPHTNYIFMGDFVDRGYNSLEVFTILLLLKARHPANITLLRGNHESRQLTQVYGFYDECQRKYGNANAWRYCTDVFDYLTLSAIIDGTVLCVHGGLSPDVRTIDQIRLVDRNCEIPHEGPFCDLMWSDPEDIETWAVSPRGAGWLFGSRVTTEFNHINKLDLVCRAHQLVQEGLKYMFQDKGLVTVWSAPNYCYRCGNVASILSFDENMERDVKYFNETEENNQMRGPRTGVPYFL is encoded by the exons ATGGATTTGGATGAATGGATTGCGAAGGTTAAGGAGGGTCAGCATCTCTCCGAGGAAGAGCTTCAGCTTCTCTGCGAATAC GTGAAAGAGATTCTGATTGAGGAGTCAAACGTGCAGCCTGTCAACAGTCCAGTCACCGTCTGTGGTGATATCCATGGCCAGTTTCATGATCTCATGAAGCTTTTTCAGACCGGAGGTCATGTTCCCCACACCAATTACATTTTTATG GGGGACTTTGTGGATAGAGGTTACAACAGCCTTGAAGTCTTCACTATTCTTCTGCTTCTTAAAGCTAG ACATCCAGCCAATATTACACTTCTGCGTGGAAATCATGAAAGTAGGCAGCTAACGCAG GTATATGGTTTCTATGACGAGTGCCAAAGGAAGTATGGTAACGCTAATGCGTGGCGATATTGCACAGATGTTTTTGACTATCTTACCCTATCAGCTATTATAGATGGCACA GTTCTATGTGTTCATGGTGGCCTTTCCCCGGATGTCCGGACAATTGATCAG ATAAGACTGGTGGATAGAAATTGTGAAATTCCCCATGAAGGGCCCTTTTGCGATCTTATGTGGAGCGATCCCGAAGATATTGAAACATGGGCTGTTAGTCCACGTGGAGCTGGCTGGCTTTTCGGATCCAGGGTTACTACTGAG TTCAATCACATCAACAAACTTGATCTAGTGTGCCGTGCTCACCAACTGGTACAAGAAGGTCTTAAGTACATGTTCCAAGATAAAGGCCTTGTAACT GTGTGGTCTGCACCTAATTACTGCTACCGCTGTGGCAATGTCGCTTCTATATTGAGTTTCGATGAAAACATG GAAAGGGATGTGAAGTACTTCAACGAGACAGAAGAGAACAATCAAATGAGAGGGCCAAGGACTGGAGTTCCGTATTTTCTGTGA
- the LOC108805837 gene encoding uncharacterized protein LOC108805837: protein MGSTSYPSPNLSTVLDLARPFLRGELENISPNLPSLIAVLKSVGAGECWHKHGSFLDHLIDIYKILKLWKAPEPVCLCGLFHSAYSNSYVNLAIFHPSTGREVVRGHVGEPAEALIHLFCVVPRQTLIHDDLLFKYSDKELVEHLDRSEASLKKAKEEGWFDGDEEWRKKVNSLVPENGVVVKHIKTGEEVVVSRRVVGVFLLMTMADFSDQLFGFQDELFCNDDGRLEFRGNNVAALWPGSGKPGLWMNSSSRMGAVYSLIVREEEILMEQRKRDSGFVVRKERDEDIELVVPPVFSFCTKVLDAKEQIEARDMYWEAVSSDASKEGYLERAEEKLLGCIEKNPYVGEPHVLLSQVYLGKKRFAEAEREAERGLLLLLQWGSPWDKRMSWEGWIAWVRVLLMKSQDQSWPDVSWGILNLGLVR, encoded by the exons ATGGGTTCAACTTCGTATCCATCACCAAACCTCTCCACCGTACTAGACCTAGCCCGTCCTTTCCTCCGAGGAGAGCTAGAGAACATCTCCCCCAACCTCCCCTCCCTAATCGCCGTCCTCAAAAGCGTCGGCGCAGGCGAGTGCTGGCACAAACACGGAAGCTTCCTAGACCACCTCATCGACATCTACAAGATCCTCAAGCTCTGGAAAGCCCCCGAACCCGTCTGCCTCTGCGGCCTCTTCCACTCGGCTTACTCCAACTCCTACGTCAACCTAGCCATCTTCCACCCTTCCACCGGCCGCGAAGTCGTCCGCGGACACGTAGGCGAGCCCGCCGAGGCCCTGATCCATCTCTTCTGCGTCGTCCCGAGGCAGACTCTGATCCACGACGACCTCCTCTTCAAGTACTCCGATAAAGAGCTCGTCGAGCATCTTGATCGCTCCGAGGCTTCTTTGAAGAAGGCCAAGGAGGAAGGGTGGTTCGATGGAGATGAAGAGTGGAGGAAGAAGGTTAACAGTTTGGTGCCTGAGAACGGCGTCGTGGTGAAGCATATCAAGACTGGTGAAGAGGTTGTTGTGTCGAGGAGGGTGGTTGGTGTGTTCTTGCTGATGACGATGGCGGATTTTAGTGATCAGTTATTCGGGTTTCAGGATGAGTTGTTTTGTAATGATGACGGGAGGCTTGAGTTTAGAGGGAATAACGTGGCGGCGTTGTGGCCTGGGAGTGGGAAGCCTGGGCTGTGGATGAACTCTAGCTCCAGGATGGGTGCTGTTTATAGTTTGATTGTGAGGGAGGAAGAGATTTTGATGGAGCAGAGGAAGAGGGATTCTGGGTTTGTGGTGAGGAAGGAGAGAGATGAAGATATTGAGCTCGTGGTGCCTCCTGTCTTCAGCTTCTGCACCAAG GTATTGGATGCAAAGGAGCAGATAGAAGCAAGGGACATGTACTGGGAAGCTGTGAGCAGCGACGCGAGCAAAGAAGGGTACTTGGAGAGAGCAGAGGAGAAGTTGTTGGGGTGTATTGAGAAGAACCCATATGTGGGAGAGCCACATGTGCTGTTGAGTCAAGTGTATCTGGGAAAGAAGAGATTCGCAGAGGCAGAGAGAGAAGCGGAGAGAGGGCTTCTTCTGCTGTTGCAATGGGGAAGTCCATGGGACAAGAGGATGTCATGGGAAGGTTGGATTGCTTGGGTTAGAGTTCTTCTCATGAAGTCACAGGATCAATCTTGGCCAGATGTTTCTTGGGGAATCTTGAACTTGGGTCTTGTGCgctaa
- the LOC108809389 gene encoding mitochondrial import receptor subunit TOM40-1-like: MADVFPPLVTSQIDAKTKVEEKVDYSNLPCPVPYEEVHREAYMSLLKSENFEGLRFDFSKGLNQKFSLSHSVMMGPTEVPSQSPDTTIKIPTAHYEFGANYFDPKLMLVGRVMTDGRLNARVKADLTDKFILKANALLTGEPHMSHAVFNFDYMGKDYRTQLQLGNGALVGATYIQSLTPRLSLGGEVFWAGVPRKSGIGYAARYETNQMVASAQVASTGSVTMNYVQKISEKVSLATDFVYNYISRDVVASVGYDYIFRQARIRGKIDSNGVTSALLEERLSMGLNFLLSAEIDRKKKDHKFGFGLTVG, translated from the exons ATGGCGGATGTCTTCCCACCTCTCGTGACGTCGCAAATCGATGCCAAGACTAAAGTCGAAGAGAAAGTTGATTACTCGAATCTCCCGTGCCCTGTTCCTTATGAGGAAGTCCACCGCGAAGCTTACA TGTCTTTATTAAAGTCTGAGAATTTTGAGGGTTTACGCTTCGACTTTAGCAAAGGGTTGAATCAAAAGTTCTCTCTCAGCCACAG TGTAATGATGGGGCCAACAGAAGTTCCTTCTCAGTCACCTGACACGACGATCAAAATTCCAACAGCCCATTATGAGTTTGGTGCCAATTATTTTGACCCAAAG TTGATGCTTGTTGGAAGGGTTATGACTGATGGTAGACTCAATGCAAGAGTGAAAGCTGATTTAACTGATAAGTTCATCTTAAAGGCCAATGCTCTG CTGACAGGTGAGCCACATATGTCACATGCGGTGTTCAACTTTGATTACATG GGAAAAGACTACCGAACCCAACTTCAACTTGGCAACGGCGCTCTAGTTGGAGCAACCTATATTCAG AGCCTGACACCCCGTCTATCATTGGGTGGGGAAGTTTTCTGGGCTGGTGTGCCTAGGAAGTCGGGTATAGGTTACGCTGCAAGATACGAAACTAATCAGATG GTCGCCTCTGCGCAAGTTGCTAGCACTGGTTCTGTAACTATGAACTATGTGCAAAAGATATCCGAGAAG GTTTCACTAGCCACTGATTTTGTGTACAACTACATTTCAAGAGATGTTGTAGCTAGTGTTGGGTATGACTACATTTTCAGACag GCTCGTATCAGGGGGAAGATTGATTCCAACGGAGTTACATCAGCTCTCCTGGAAGAAAGATTGAGTATGGGACTTAATTTTCTTCTATCTGCAGAG ATTGACCGTAAGAAGAAGGACCACAAGTTTGGATTCGGTTTAACAGTCGGCTAA
- the LOC130496077 gene encoding uncharacterized protein LOC130496077, producing MRFKPTSFHNPYFGHGRSLPRRGYDICHSPLARRREVNSEIENSDELISNLPESETQDEKISVATTSAPPMSRLSVDEQSLRMAALALEKKKKKSAPKALLATESKPST from the exons ATGAGATTTAAGCCTACCTCATTCCACAATCCTTATTTTGGTCATGGCCGTAGTCTCCCACGTCGTGGATATGACATCTGTCATTCTCCTTTAGCGAGACGGAGGGAGGTCAATTCTGAGATTGAAAATTCTGATGAGCTAATAAGCAACTTACCTGAATCTGAAACTCAG gATGAGAAGATCTCTGTGGCCACTACCTCCGCGCCACCTATGTCAAGGTTAAG CGTGGACGAGCAATCCCTCCGCATGGCTGCTTTGGCtttggaaaagaagaagaagaaatcagCACCTAAGGCATTGCTCGCTACGGAGAGCAAACCTAGCACCTAA
- the LOC108807718 gene encoding uncharacterized protein LOC108807718 codes for MAAPQLGCVLLLETQLKGWQKTLHKILEGIGGLGCSIDAPDWWPHSEANPMMSTKKLMYLRGEVDPVVFIKKLFKAKSYAMLYRIDYGYEENPEGIRKPNNHFLKFRFEIDMLEGSWYKKIIGALKTIQGVSFTIDAPSQMVYMCGNIEEGLLLKMLTKTGIQILGMDYGNLKPPPKKAEAQISDGTETQPKKDTEPPPTEIGVSTSTKHQAKNKKPRGFNFFCCS; via the exons ATGGCGGCTCCTCAACTC GGATGTGTTTTGCTTTTGGAAACTCAACTCAAAGGTTGGCAAAAGACATTACATAAAATATTGGAAGGCATTGGAG GTTTAGGGTGCTCCATCGATGCACCCGACTGGTGGCCACATAGCGAAGCTAATCCTATGATGTCCACTAAGAAGTTGATGTATTTACGTGGCGAAGTTGATCCTGTGGTCTTcattaaaaagttatttaaagCGAAGAGTTACGCTATGCTCTACAGGATTGATTATGGTTATGAAGAGAATCCAGAAGGCATCCGGAAGCCTAATAATCATTTTCTG aaattTAGATTCGAGATAGATATGTTAGAAGGAAGTTGGTACAAGAAAATCATAGGAGCTTTAAAGACCATCCAAG GTGTATCATTTACCATAGATGCACCAAGTCAGATGGTATATATGTGTGGGAACATTGAAGAAGGTTTGCTCCTGAAGATGTTAACGAAGACGGGCATTCAAATATTGGGAATGGACTATGGTAATTTGAAGCCACCTCCCAAGAAAGCTGAGGCTCAAATATCAGATGGAACCGAGACACAACCCAAAAAAGACACAGAGCCTCCTCCTACTGAGATTGGTGTTAGTACATCAACGAAACACCAAGCCAAAAACAAGAAACCTcgtggttttaattttttttgttgttcatGA